A DNA window from Helianthus annuus cultivar XRQ/B chromosome 15, HanXRQr2.0-SUNRISE, whole genome shotgun sequence contains the following coding sequences:
- the LOC118487240 gene encoding uncharacterized abhydrolase domain-containing protein DDB_G0269086-like has protein sequence MLVGTSIVANAMLEDYKVLSRREEEAVRLRAEAEKLVRAARAGAEQLEKDKAAFEKQKQTSEWAATVQLKQVRTLAKLLADERKRWEEISSNERKKWNESWAKQNNLLFHTRQELANAKAANVALGNEKAAAEAASAKALQAKDEALKALEEAKAAGARASKALEEAAEKESRSSKALEEVNAERIRLDKVVSSLQAEVQARAVAVTDLTARVSDAEKRADAAAEAKDALIVKAIMNAPETSSGLDLVS, from the exons atgttggtagggacttccattgtggcgaatgccatgtTGGAAGACTATAAAGTTCTGAGCCGCCGTGAAGAAGAGGCTGTCCGCCTGCGGGCAGAGGCGGAAAAGCTGGTCCgagctgctcgtgcgggtgcagaGCAGCTGGAAAAAGataaagctgcttttgagaagcagaagcagacctctgagtgggctgccactgtccaactgaaacaggtgcgtacccttgctaaactccTTGCTGATGAGCGTAAGCGTTGGGAGGAAATTTCATCCaacgagcgcaagaagtggaacgaatcttgggctaagcagaacaaTCTTCTGTTTCATACTCGGCAGGAGCTAGCAAACGCCAAGGCGGCAAATGTTGCCTTGGGCAATGAAAAAGCTGCGGCTGAGGCCGCATCAGCTAAAGCGCTGCAGGCAAAGGATGAGGCCctgaaggcgcttgaagaggccaaagcagccggggctcgtgcctcaaaggcccttgaagaggccgcgGAGAAGGAGAGCCGTTCTTCCAAGGCTCTGGAAGAGgtgaatgcggagcgcattcgtttggataaggttgtttccagccttcag gctgaggttcaggcccgggcggttgcggttacggaccttactgcccgcgtgtctgaTGCGGAGAAGCGGGCCGACGCTgctgctgaggccaaggatgccttg attgtcaAGGCTATAATGAATGCTCCTGAGACCTcatctggtttggacctg GTATCGtaa
- the LOC118487214 gene encoding uncharacterized protein LOC118487214 gives MWKKKFFYIKSAALAVEMTFRNVTETIIAETIAMPSLKSVQWFPQLQTIESVKLTNTQLWLLRMMLRRGKNSKPVVREKSGEDAPAWRMFAPDFEGTVETVVCADGEQDHNTIIRSNFRVPTAAALAVELPAEEAAAGGTAAGPPVIGEKRRPEQKAAGGVETKRRRLVTKRSAPTQKKPAVVVEPQDEDFSIFDAPESPPRDTGAGATEVPSTPPIKVVPESTVQKEGG, from the exons atgtggaagaagaagTTCTTCTATATCAAGTCTGCTGCCCTTGCTGTGGagatgacgtttcggaatgtgaccgagacgatcatagcaGAGACCATTGCGATGCCCAGTTTGAAATCAGTGCAGTGGTTCCCGCAGCTGCAGACTATTGAGTCTGTGAAGTTGACTAACACGCAACTATGGCTGTTGCGTATGATGTTGAGGAGGGGCAAGAACTCGAAACCCGTGGTGCGGGAAAAGagcggtg AAGATGCTCccgcatggaggatgtttgctCCGGATTTCGAGGGTACGGTTGAGACCGTAGTTTGTGCGGATGGTGAACAGGATCACAATACTATCATCCgtagtaacttccgggtgcctactgcaGCTGCATTGGCAGTTGAGTTGCCA gcaGAAGAGGCGGCTGCGGGAGGGACGGCTGCGGGTCCCCCTGTGATTGGTGAGAAGAGGaggccagagcagaaagctgctggtggtgttgaAACCAAACGTCGGAGACTAGTAACCAAAAGGTCTGCTCCGACGCAGAAAAAACCTGCGGTTGTCGTTG AGcctcaagatgaagatttttctatcttcgatgCTCCGGAGTCTCCCCCGCGTGACACGGGTGCGGGTGCAACGGAGGTGCCGTCGACACCTCCCATCAAGGTGGTACCTGAGTCAACCGTGCAgaaggagg ggggatga